The stretch of DNA TCGCCGGTGCAGTCATCACCGGAGCAAAGCGGGCCGACACCGAAAAGCACGTTGGACCCCCCGGAGCAGCGTGCGCTCGGCCGTGCGTCGTGCTACCGTCCGAGCCGCTCGCGGGAGATGGCGACGCCCGACGGCGTGATGATGAGCTGGTCGTCGTCCTTCTGGACGATGTCGCCGCCCACCTCGTTGGCGACCTGCTTGAGCTCGTCGCTGATGTGTTCCATCGTCCGGTCCTGCGTGGAGTGGCGCGTGATGTCTGCGACGACGATGTCGCCGTCGTAGACGGCGTCCTTGATGTCGATGACGTCCTGCTTGTCGCCGATGCTGGCGATGCGGACCTGCCGGTCCGCGTCCGCGCCCGCCGCCTCGATGCCCTCGGCGTCGAGTTCCACGTAGTCCTCCGTGTTCCGCGAGGAGCCGGACTCCTCGCCGAGGATCTTGCTCATCAGTCCCATGTCACTCAGCGCGGGCGCTACCCGTTTCAAGGTTTCGTCAGACGGGATACCGTGGCGGGACGTCCCTGGTCTGTCAGGGGCGCTCGGGACACCCAACGCTCGGAGCGGCCGTCGGACGCCGCTCCTACACCGAGAACTCGAAGAGGTCGTCGCCGACGTGGTGGATGGACTCGACGACCTTCCCCGAGTCCCCGACCATGTCGTCGCCGTCGGTCTTCGCCCGGCCGATGGCGAGGAACTTCCCGTGGGACTCCTCGTTGATCACGACGAGGTCGCCGGCAGCGATCTCGTCGTCGGCCTCGGTGATCCCCGGGCGCATCACGTCGGCCCCGTCGGAGACGAACGACACCGCACCGGCGTCGACGGTGACCACGCGCCGCTCGGGCGGGTAGCGGTTCGCCCCCTGGACGGTGAGGAACGGTTCGGGGTCGCTATCCCCCTCGACGTACAACACCAGCGGGTCGCCGTCGACGAGGACCACGTTCCAGTCGCTGTCCTCGAACTCCACCTTCTCGTAGCTGTCCGCGGAGAGGTCGACCCCCAACTGCTCCGAGAGGGCCGTCTCGATGGCGTCCACCTCGTCCGACCGGAGGTGGTGCCGCGATTTCACGTCCATACGGGGGTCTGCGCCGCGGGTCGGGGTAAGCGTAACGAAGGGTAGCGGGAGACACCGACGGCACGGGGGAGGCTTTTGGCCTCTCGTCCCCACGTACCGGTATGCGCGTCGTCACGCTCCTCCCGTCGGCCACCGAGATCGTCTACGCCCTCGGGGTCGAACCGGTCGGGGTCTCCCACGAGTGCGACTACCCGCCGGCGGCCCGCGAGCGGCCGTCGGTGAACCGCTCCCGGGTCGACCCGGAGGCCTCAAGCAGCGAGATCAACGAGCAGGTCGCCGCGGCCGAGGCCGGCGACGGCGTCTACGCCGTCGATCGCGAGACGCTGGCGGCCGTCGACCCGGACGTGGTGATCACGCAGGGCGTCTGTGACGTCTGTGCCGTCGACCACGTCCAGGTCGCCGCGGCCGTCGACGACCTGGGGCTGGACGCCGAGGTGCTGACGCTCGACGTCCACAGCCTCGCCGACCTCTTCGAGTCCGTCCACCGCGTCGGGACGGCCATCGACCGCGAGGAACGGGCGACCGACCTCGTCGCCGACCTGAAAGAGCGGGTCGCGGCCGTCGA from Haloarcula litorea encodes:
- a CDS encoding RNA-binding protein — its product is MDVKSRHHLRSDEVDAIETALSEQLGVDLSADSYEKVEFEDSDWNVVLVDGDPLVLYVEGDSDPEPFLTVQGANRYPPERRVVTVDAGAVSFVSDGADVMRPGITEADDEIAAGDLVVINEESHGKFLAIGRAKTDGDDMVGDSGKVVESIHHVGDDLFEFSV
- a CDS encoding cell division protein SepF; the protein is MGLMSKILGEESGSSRNTEDYVELDAEGIEAAGADADRQVRIASIGDKQDVIDIKDAVYDGDIVVADITRHSTQDRTMEHISDELKQVANEVGGDIVQKDDDQLIITPSGVAISRERLGR
- a CDS encoding ABC transporter substrate-binding protein, coding for MRVVTLLPSATEIVYALGVEPVGVSHECDYPPAARERPSVNRSRVDPEASSSEINEQVAAAEAGDGVYAVDRETLAAVDPDVVITQGVCDVCAVDHVQVAAAVDDLGLDAEVLTLDVHSLADLFESVHRVGTAIDREERATDLVADLKERVAAVETTAARAETTPSVAVLDWLDPVMVAGHWVPEMVERAGGGYGMADPGEHSRPREWAEVREYDPDVLVAAPCGFDVAQTRENLADLTERPGFDDLTAVREGRAFVMDGHHYVNRSGPRLVDTLEFLAALVHPDLFDAPPRDAVRELPALRV